GTTACCTGTCGTTCGTTTGCAAGCCGCCTGTAGAGCCGTCCGGCTGCTTTCAGGGGAGATGCGCCCCGCGCGAACAAACAAAATCAAAACACAGGAACGCCCGTGTTTGCTGGCAAAAGGAAAAAACAGCAGGTAACATTTTCTACAATATGTTGCCTGCCGCCGCCCACCCGGGAAAACGCGCCGGACGGACGTTTTTGTTTTGCCGCCATGTATTTACGCTATCATAATATATGAATTGCGCCGCGTTGTCAAATAAAAATTCCGCCCCGGCAAGGCCTTTTTATGCCGCCGTTTGCAAGGACGGCGCTTTGGATGCAACCTGCCCGGAAACTGGCGCAGCAGTATGGCAAATTGGCCGCAAAGCAACCCGATTTAAGCTTAGAACGGTATCAGGCAGCGTTCAAAAGCTGCGCCAGCAGTTCTTGTTCCGTAAGTTCCGGCAGGACGGCGGCCAAGTCCATTTGCCGTATCTTTTCCCGCAGGGAAGCTTCTTCGAGGGCCGCGCCGCGCAATTTGCGAAAAGCCCCCCTCACGTCGGATTGCGAGAAAAAGTCGCCGTATACGCTTATTTCTTCTATCCGCCCACCTTTTGCCAGCAAAAAAAGCGCCAGTTCCCCCCAGGGATATTTTACCGTCCGTTCAATGTTAAAATCAGGCGACTGCCCGTAATTCCATTCCCAGCGGCTATATTTATCGTCGCGCAGCTTTTGGATCGCCGCCTGCTCGCGCGCCGAAAATTCATAGGGCCGGCTGCCCGGCTGTTTAAGGAAATGTTTCTCCAGATCCTTGAGGAAAACTTCCACCGGCAAAGGCTGCCGCATGAAATCAACTATATTGCCGACCCGCTCCCTGATGGACGATACCCCCCGCGTGGCAAGTTTGTGTTCTTTCGCGCGCAGGGCCTGCGCCAGCGTGTCGAGCTTCACGGCAAAAAGAAGTGTCCCGTGATGCAGCACCCGGTTGTCTTTTATCGTCTGGGCGCCGCCGGAGATTTTGCAGCCGCATGCCTCGATGTCGTTGCGGCCGTGATTTTCCGCCTTTATGCCGTAACCGGCCAAAAGCTCAATGACCGGTTCGGTAAAGTGGGCAAAATCAATAATTTTGCCGCTTGTCGGCTGCGCGACGGTATAATTTACGTTGCCCAAATCGTGATAAACCGCGCCGCCGCCGGTAATTCTCCTTACAACCGCTATGCTTTTTTCCGCGACGAACTCCCGGTTTATTTCCGCCAGGGTGTTTTGAAACCGGCCGACGATTACCGCAGGGGAATTTTGCCACAACCGGATTACCGGCTGGGCGAACCGCCGCTCGGCCAGCAAAAATTCCTCGCTGGCCAAATTAAAATAAGGGTCTTGGCATTTGTCGAAAATTACTAACAATGTTCCCCCTCCTCA
The sequence above is a segment of the Acidaminococcales bacterium genome. Coding sequences within it:
- a CDS encoding lipoate--protein ligase — translated: MLVIFDKCQDPYFNLASEEFLLAERRFAQPVIRLWQNSPAVIVGRFQNTLAEINREFVAEKSIAVVRRITGGGAVYHDLGNVNYTVAQPTSGKIIDFAHFTEPVIELLAGYGIKAENHGRNDIEACGCKISGGAQTIKDNRVLHHGTLLFAVKLDTLAQALRAKEHKLATRGVSSIRERVGNIVDFMRQPLPVEVFLKDLEKHFLKQPGSRPYEFSAREQAAIQKLRDDKYSRWEWNYGQSPDFNIERTVKYPWGELALFLLAKGGRIEEISVYGDFFSQSDVRGAFRKLRGAALEEASLREKIRQMDLAAVLPELTEQELLAQLLNAA